Proteins co-encoded in one Macrobrachium nipponense isolate FS-2020 chromosome 24, ASM1510439v2, whole genome shotgun sequence genomic window:
- the LOC135203016 gene encoding uncharacterized protein LOC135203016: MTEEQFQLLRNLYENVTQPRCFRGVNVLLKAAKNEDRNIIKADDIVKSYVLQNSLHKSLGNEQTPKEVHAMKTKADIKSQFSRMYKHTFPTTGHISSTLKVGDTVSIADKNQNAAFRRGYTVQNTLEISKIKKLSSSLCKILQDLAGEEIKGTFYREELIPTKLPETYNIAILGSRRRGNRMQYYVNWKGYPAQFNSWVDVSLVVWT; this comes from the exons ATGACTGAAGAACAGTTCCAACTCCTCAGGAATTTATATGAGAATGTAACGCAACCTAGATGTTTTAGAGGTGTGAATGTGCTACTCAAAGcagcaaagaatgaggacagaAACATAATTAAAGCAGAC GACATAGTCAAAAGCTATGTCCTGCAGAACTCACTGCACAAGAGTTTAGGGAATGAGCAGACGCCCAAGGAGGTGCATGCGATGAAGACTAAAGCGGACATTAAAAGTCAGTTCTCGAGAATGTATAAACACACCTTTCCAACAACGGGCCACATCAGTTCAACCTTGAAAGTTGGAGACACCGTCAGCATAGCTGACAAAAACCAGAATGCTGCTTTCAGGAGAGGATACACAGTTCAAAACACTCTAGAAATTTCTAAAATCAAGAAGCTCAGCTCGTCACTCTGCAAAATTCTACAAGATTTAGCgggagaagaaataaaaggtacATTCTACAGAGAAGAATTAATACCTACCAAATTGCCTGAAACCTACAACATTGCCATCTTAGGGAGTAGGAGGAGAGGCAACAGAATGCAATATTATGTTAATTGGAAGGGTTATCCTGCTCAATTTAATTCGTGGGTCGACGTATCCCTAGTTGTGTGGACATGA